In Lampris incognitus isolate fLamInc1 chromosome 20, fLamInc1.hap2, whole genome shotgun sequence, one genomic interval encodes:
- the kiaa0232 gene encoding uncharacterized protein KIAA0232 homolog isoform X1: MRPVSTDSDGPAPPENLSCPYPTVGPLSSSEMSLLQSLGPVQSWLGQELEKCGIDAMIYTRYVLSLLLHDSYDYDLQDQENDIFLGWERGTGKKWGKNKKKGGTDLSLEEMKKQAAVQCLRSASDENSGIESLVEELCSKLKDIQNKQKEEKQIRRKSDGSQSPERAESPSSKDQVEMYYEAFPPLSEKPVCLQEIMTVWNKAKACPYSSSSSSAAPQTSTDTSSPKDCNSEGEIAKERNLEASGSTTVAANERAQQRRSKKEKENRYHAGATGEERSTIHSKRQTRHRSEGKYRPRSWSSGSSEAGSCGNLGDSKSSSSKVVRIRHKSREAGKSKRGRNSGQVKLALKVIDKEERRNTGGSSSSAAGGPAKQPQIYKKGKRPLKEIRKDPGWVEAKEPGVEVRNKNEYMEEPLWYTEPITEYFVPFSSRQSKLETKYRSKVDSPDGFSLSTNLERLPERIQGICFAGENYQRTYLAAGSFVDGHFVEGPGEAEDESAEFTGTSSCPQPEDNRDLDDEHLSEFTHFYEVDIYQSILDTSASDSIQESRILSMIRRKSKEQRDLEAECCLVLDGLELQGESAIRVDSQEASGSVGFLMQDLENMAQVWGCYSPSSSEDIDGESFIGDSPVRCSPLLDSVSFTLSKLSGNLDEPHPPESTSEPPGLNSSCFSLFELQYDSPSFPFPCDSVTIGHENNTDSSSCLDPHSNKQSRLLIWTKNSAFDETEHCSNLSTRTCSPWSHSEGTRSDNEQGNVQTEDPAHIGSEEINCIIPPLAGIYLDDDILDLFQEDTGLPCEEVSVSTASNRTFTKKSKLESICGIALEEDESKQYNTGMFSDNTNQESDGYSSGIIKDIWTAIGDGDSVMSLQGAEKPAEGLFSDESSNYHCSCLEVQAEGDPVQVPQKKAVQRSEYHLWEGKKEEQGLAKNKLSKTDGAGDYMTPSKPWEINPDKDNTSFILGGVYGELKTSSGDKSWAVVPPRETRGNLLQCAAAAASASSSDMVTITGTDVFMNTGSCFAPGHRPLWRPLVSFGQSDQAIRGGGDRLNKGFSFIFHEDLLGSYGSFPSEEQALGYPFTSFNLNNPFSQVLHVECSFEPEDIASFSPGFKPKSILCSDSENEALHPRIYGINRTQYRAIRISPRTHFRPISASELSPCGGSDSEVESDKDDMSFPVLAPLDVFDDPQADLKPLEEDAECEGPYYGKSELESGKFLPRLKKSGMEKSAQTSLDSQEGSSALMPIAEQEVCLDCKKEGATLAARGQMDIPVGKIQKDDFPGEKETCLCVPTGQMPKYGVACDFGDVPEFPLLNISEQGTVQQDVCWWQNTLCSPPFPGSQCTGSSNI, encoded by the exons ATGCGTCCAGTGAGCACCGATTCAGACGGTCCTGCTCCTCCTGAAAACCTCTCTTGCCCCTACCCAACAGTGGGCCCCCTGTCTTCCTCAGAGATGTCCCTGCTCCAGTCCTTGGGTCCAGTGCAAAGCTGGCTTGGCCAGGAGCTGGAGAAGTGCGGGATTGATGCTATGATTTACACCCGTTATGTCCTCAGCCTTCTCCTGCATGACAGTTATGATTATGACCTACAGGACCAG GAAAATGACATCTTCTTGGGTTGGGAAAGGGGAACTGGGAAGAAATGGGGCAAGAATAAGAAGAAAGGAGGGACAGACCTAAGTCTAGAGGAAATGAAGAAGCAAGCCGCTGTGCAATGCCTGCGTTCTGCATCTGATGAA AACTCTGGAATTGAGAGTCTGGTTGAGGAGCTCTGCTCCAAACTCAAGGACATCCAAAACAAGCAGAAAG AAGAAAAACAGATAAGGAGAAAATCTGATGGTTCTCAGTCTCCAGAACGAGCCGAGTCCCCCTCTTCAAAGGATCAGGTGGAAAT GTATTATGAAGCTTTTCCTCCTTTGTCTGAGAAACCTGTTTGTCTCCAAGAGATCATGACGGTGTGGAACAAGGCTAAGGCCTGTCCATACTCTAGTTCATCCTCCTCTGCAGCTCCACAgaccagcacagacacatcctccCCGAAAGATTGCAACAGTGAGGGTGAGATAGCGAAGGAGAGGAACCTCGAGGCAAGTGGTTCAACCACTGTGGCAGCCAATGAAAGAGCTCAGCAACGACGAAGTAAGAAGGAGAAAGAAAACCGGTACCATGCTGGTGCAACAGGGGAAGAGAGGTCTACTATACATTCAAAAAGACAGACGAGGCACAGATCCGAGGGCAAGTATCGTCCCCGCTCCTGGTCTTCTGGTTCCAGTGAGGCGGGCTCATGCGGGAACCTAGGTGACTCAAAATCGTCAAGCAGTAAGGTCGTTAGAATCAGGCACAAGTCCAGGGAGGCAGGAAAGAGTAAGAGAGGGCGTAACAGCGGGCAGGTGAAGCTTGCTCTAAAGGTCATTGACAAAGAGGAGCGAAGGAATACAGGAGGAAGCAGCAGTAGTGCCGCCGGAGGCCCTGCCAAACAACCACAGATTTACAAAAAGGGGAAGAGGCCGTTGAAAGAAATTCGTAAAGATCCAGGCTGGGTGGAAGCCAAAGAGCCCGGAGTTGAGGTCAGAAACAAAAATGAGTATATGGAGGAGCCTCTTTGGTACACAGAACCCATCACAGAGTATTTTGTACCTTTCAGCAGCAGACAAAGCAAGCTGGAAACAAAATACCGAAGCAAGGTGGACTCTCCTGATGGCTTCTCCCTGTCCACCAACTTGGAGAGGCTACCTGAGAGAATACAAGGCATCTGCTTTGCTGGTGAGAACTACCAGAGAACGTACCTAGCTGCAGGCTCATTTGTAGATGGGCACTTTGTAGAAGGGCCAGGTGAAGCAGAAGATGAATCTGCTGAATTCACTGGGACCTCAAGCTGCCCTCAGCCAGAGGATAATAGAGATTTAGATGACGAGCATCTGTCTGAATTTACTCACTTCTATGAAGTTGATATTTATCAATCCATATTGGATACTAGTGCCTCAGACTCGATACAAGAGAGTCGGATCTTGAGCATGATTCGGCGGAAAAGCAAAGAGCAAAGAGACCTCGAGGCAGAATGTTGTTTAGTGTTAGATGGCCTTGAGCTGCAAGGGGAAAGTGCAATAAGGGTAGACTCGCAAGAAGCTTCAGGATCTGTTGGTTTCTTAATGCAAGATCTTGAGAACATGGCTCAAGTCTGGGGATGCTACTCACCCTCTAGCTCTGAAGATATCGACGGAGAAAGCTTCATAGGAGACTCTCCTGTTCGGTGTTCCCCCCTTCTTGACAGTGTTTCGTTCACTCTGAGCAAGCTATCTGGAAACCTGGATGAGCCACATCCTCCTGAATCCACCAGTGAACCACCGGGTTTGAACTCATCCTGCTTCTCTCTTTTTGAGCTACAGTATGATAGTCCCAGTTTTCCTTTTCCATGCGACTCAGTCACCATTGGTCATGAAAACAACACAGATTCAAGTAGCTGTCTTGATCCGCATTCTAATAAACAGTCTCGTTTGCTAATATGGACCAAAAATAGTGCCTTTGATGAAACTGAACACTGTTCTAACCTGTCAACGCGAACCTGCAGTCCTTGGTCACATTCGGAGGGGACGCGTTCAGACAATGAGCAAGGAAATGTTCAAACGGAGGATCCTGCTCATATTGGTAGTGAAGAGATTAATTGTATTATTCCTCCTCTTGCTGGTATTTATCTAGATGATGATATCCTTGATTTATTTCAGGAGGATACTGGCCTTCCGTGTGAGGAAGTCAGTGTTAGCACAGCGTCTAATCGGACCTTCACCAAGAAATCTAAGTTGGAATCCATTTGTGGCATAGCATTGGAAGAGGATGAGAGTAAACAGTACAACACTGGCATGTTTTCAGACAACACAAACCAAGAGAGTGATGGTTACAGCTCAGGGATAATTAAGGACATTTGGACTGCGATAGGAGATGGTGATTCTGTGATGTCACTGCAAGGAGCGGAAAAGCCAGCTGAGGGGCTCTTCTCAGATGAGTCGAGCAATTACCACTGTAGCTGTCTTGAGGTCCAGGCAGAAGGAGATCCAGTTCAGGTACCTCAGAAAAAGGCAGTGCAGAGGTCAGAGTATCACCTTTGGGAAGGCAAGAAAGAGGAGCAGGGTCTGGCCAAAAACAAGCTCTCAAAGACAGATGGTGCAGGGGACTATATGACTCCGTCCAAGCCCTGGGAAATAAACCCTGACAAGGACAATACATCATTTATCCTAGGAGGGGTATATGGAGAGCTGAAGACATCAAGTGGCGATAAGAGCTGGGCTGTTGTGCCGCCTCGTGAAACACGAGGAAACCTGTTGCAGTGTGCTGCTGCAGCCGCATCCGCCTCCAGCTCAGATATGGTTACTATCACTGGCACAGATGTGTTCATGAACACTGGTAGCTGCTTTGCCCCTGGGCATAGGCCCCTATGGAGGCCCCTTGTTTCCTTTGGGCAGAGCGACCAGGCAATTAGAGGAGGGGGAGACAGACTGAATAAGGGATTTTCTTTCATCTTCCATGAAGATTTACTTGGATCCTACGGAAGCTTTCCCAGTGAGGAGCAAGCCTTAGGATACCCGTTCACGTCCTTCAACCTAAACAATCCCTTCTCCCAAGTCCTTCATGTTGAGTGTTCTTTTGAGCCTGAAGACATTGCTTCATTCAGCCCAGGGTTCAAGCCTAAATCTATATTGTGCTCGGACTCTGAGAATGAAGCCCTTCATCCGCGAATATATGGCATCAACAGGACGCAGTACAGGGCCATCCGCATCTCCCCCAGGACTCATTTCCGACCGATATCAGCCTCAGAGCTCTCTCCTTGTGGGGGGAGTGATTCAGAGGTTGAGTCTGACAAAGACGACATGAGTTTTCCCGTCCTGGCTCCACTAGATGTCTTTGATGATCCTCAGGCAGACCTCAAACCtttggaggaagatgcagagtgtGAGGGCCCTTATTACGGGAAGTCAGAACTGGAATCTGGTAAATTCTTACCCAGATTAAAGAAGTCTGGCATGGAGAAGAGTGCCCAGACCTCTCTGGATTCACAGGAGGGTTCTAGTGCCCTCATGCCAATTGCTGAGCAAGAGGTTTGCTTGGACTGCAAAAAAGAGGGAGCCACATTGGCTGCAAGAGGGCAGATGGACATCCCAGTTGGCAAGATTCAGAAGGACGATTTTCCAGGTGAAAAGGAGACCTGCTTATGTGTACCAACGGGTCAGATGCCCAAGTATGGGGTTGCCTGTGACTTTGGAGATGTTCCGGAG TTCCCTCTATTGAACATAAGTGAACAGGGAACTGTCCAGCAAGATGTTTGCTGGTGGCAGAACACACTCTGTTCCCCCCCTTTCCCTGGATCTCAGTGTACAG GGAGCAGCAACATTTGA
- the kiaa0232 gene encoding uncharacterized protein KIAA0232 homolog isoform X2, whose product MRPVSTDSDGPAPPENLSCPYPTVGPLSSSEMSLLQSLGPVQSWLGQELEKCGIDAMIYTRYVLSLLLHDSYDYDLQDQENDIFLGWERGTGKKWGKNKKKGGTDLSLEEMKKQAAVQCLRSASDENSGIESLVEELCSKLKDIQNKQKEEKQIRRKSDGSQSPERAESPSSKDQVEMYYEAFPPLSEKPVCLQEIMTVWNKAKACPYSSSSSSAAPQTSTDTSSPKDCNSEGEIAKERNLEASGSTTVAANERAQQRRSKKEKENRYHAGATGEERSTIHSKRQTRHRSEGKYRPRSWSSGSSEAGSCGNLGDSKSSSSKVVRIRHKSREAGKSKRGRNSGQVKLALKVIDKEERRNTGGSSSSAAGGPAKQPQIYKKGKRPLKEIRKDPGWVEAKEPGVEVRNKNEYMEEPLWYTEPITEYFVPFSSRQSKLETKYRSKVDSPDGFSLSTNLERLPERIQGICFAGENYQRTYLAAGSFVDGHFVEGPGEAEDESAEFTGTSSCPQPEDNRDLDDEHLSEFTHFYEVDIYQSILDTSASDSIQESRILSMIRRKSKEQRDLEAECCLVLDGLELQGESAIRVDSQEASGSVGFLMQDLENMAQVWGCYSPSSSEDIDGESFIGDSPVRCSPLLDSVSFTLSKLSGNLDEPHPPESTSEPPGLNSSCFSLFELQYDSPSFPFPCDSVTIGHENNTDSSSCLDPHSNKQSRLLIWTKNSAFDETEHCSNLSTRTCSPWSHSEGTRSDNEQGNVQTEDPAHIGSEEINCIIPPLAGIYLDDDILDLFQEDTGLPCEEVSVSTASNRTFTKKSKLESICGIALEEDESKQYNTGMFSDNTNQESDGYSSGIIKDIWTAIGDGDSVMSLQGAEKPAEGLFSDESSNYHCSCLEVQAEGDPVQVPQKKAVQRSEYHLWEGKKEEQGLAKNKLSKTDGAGDYMTPSKPWEINPDKDNTSFILGGVYGELKTSSGDKSWAVVPPRETRGNLLQCAAAAASASSSDMVTITGTDVFMNTGSCFAPGHRPLWRPLVSFGQSDQAIRGGGDRLNKGFSFIFHEDLLGSYGSFPSEEQALGYPFTSFNLNNPFSQVLHVECSFEPEDIASFSPGFKPKSILCSDSENEALHPRIYGINRTQYRAIRISPRTHFRPISASELSPCGGSDSEVESDKDDMSFPVLAPLDVFDDPQADLKPLEEDAECEGPYYGKSELESGKFLPRLKKSGMEKSAQTSLDSQEGSSALMPIAEQEVCLDCKKEGATLAARGQMDIPVGKIQKDDFPGEKETCLCVPTGQMPKYGVACDFGDVPEGAATFERSTFKEDTRR is encoded by the exons ATGCGTCCAGTGAGCACCGATTCAGACGGTCCTGCTCCTCCTGAAAACCTCTCTTGCCCCTACCCAACAGTGGGCCCCCTGTCTTCCTCAGAGATGTCCCTGCTCCAGTCCTTGGGTCCAGTGCAAAGCTGGCTTGGCCAGGAGCTGGAGAAGTGCGGGATTGATGCTATGATTTACACCCGTTATGTCCTCAGCCTTCTCCTGCATGACAGTTATGATTATGACCTACAGGACCAG GAAAATGACATCTTCTTGGGTTGGGAAAGGGGAACTGGGAAGAAATGGGGCAAGAATAAGAAGAAAGGAGGGACAGACCTAAGTCTAGAGGAAATGAAGAAGCAAGCCGCTGTGCAATGCCTGCGTTCTGCATCTGATGAA AACTCTGGAATTGAGAGTCTGGTTGAGGAGCTCTGCTCCAAACTCAAGGACATCCAAAACAAGCAGAAAG AAGAAAAACAGATAAGGAGAAAATCTGATGGTTCTCAGTCTCCAGAACGAGCCGAGTCCCCCTCTTCAAAGGATCAGGTGGAAAT GTATTATGAAGCTTTTCCTCCTTTGTCTGAGAAACCTGTTTGTCTCCAAGAGATCATGACGGTGTGGAACAAGGCTAAGGCCTGTCCATACTCTAGTTCATCCTCCTCTGCAGCTCCACAgaccagcacagacacatcctccCCGAAAGATTGCAACAGTGAGGGTGAGATAGCGAAGGAGAGGAACCTCGAGGCAAGTGGTTCAACCACTGTGGCAGCCAATGAAAGAGCTCAGCAACGACGAAGTAAGAAGGAGAAAGAAAACCGGTACCATGCTGGTGCAACAGGGGAAGAGAGGTCTACTATACATTCAAAAAGACAGACGAGGCACAGATCCGAGGGCAAGTATCGTCCCCGCTCCTGGTCTTCTGGTTCCAGTGAGGCGGGCTCATGCGGGAACCTAGGTGACTCAAAATCGTCAAGCAGTAAGGTCGTTAGAATCAGGCACAAGTCCAGGGAGGCAGGAAAGAGTAAGAGAGGGCGTAACAGCGGGCAGGTGAAGCTTGCTCTAAAGGTCATTGACAAAGAGGAGCGAAGGAATACAGGAGGAAGCAGCAGTAGTGCCGCCGGAGGCCCTGCCAAACAACCACAGATTTACAAAAAGGGGAAGAGGCCGTTGAAAGAAATTCGTAAAGATCCAGGCTGGGTGGAAGCCAAAGAGCCCGGAGTTGAGGTCAGAAACAAAAATGAGTATATGGAGGAGCCTCTTTGGTACACAGAACCCATCACAGAGTATTTTGTACCTTTCAGCAGCAGACAAAGCAAGCTGGAAACAAAATACCGAAGCAAGGTGGACTCTCCTGATGGCTTCTCCCTGTCCACCAACTTGGAGAGGCTACCTGAGAGAATACAAGGCATCTGCTTTGCTGGTGAGAACTACCAGAGAACGTACCTAGCTGCAGGCTCATTTGTAGATGGGCACTTTGTAGAAGGGCCAGGTGAAGCAGAAGATGAATCTGCTGAATTCACTGGGACCTCAAGCTGCCCTCAGCCAGAGGATAATAGAGATTTAGATGACGAGCATCTGTCTGAATTTACTCACTTCTATGAAGTTGATATTTATCAATCCATATTGGATACTAGTGCCTCAGACTCGATACAAGAGAGTCGGATCTTGAGCATGATTCGGCGGAAAAGCAAAGAGCAAAGAGACCTCGAGGCAGAATGTTGTTTAGTGTTAGATGGCCTTGAGCTGCAAGGGGAAAGTGCAATAAGGGTAGACTCGCAAGAAGCTTCAGGATCTGTTGGTTTCTTAATGCAAGATCTTGAGAACATGGCTCAAGTCTGGGGATGCTACTCACCCTCTAGCTCTGAAGATATCGACGGAGAAAGCTTCATAGGAGACTCTCCTGTTCGGTGTTCCCCCCTTCTTGACAGTGTTTCGTTCACTCTGAGCAAGCTATCTGGAAACCTGGATGAGCCACATCCTCCTGAATCCACCAGTGAACCACCGGGTTTGAACTCATCCTGCTTCTCTCTTTTTGAGCTACAGTATGATAGTCCCAGTTTTCCTTTTCCATGCGACTCAGTCACCATTGGTCATGAAAACAACACAGATTCAAGTAGCTGTCTTGATCCGCATTCTAATAAACAGTCTCGTTTGCTAATATGGACCAAAAATAGTGCCTTTGATGAAACTGAACACTGTTCTAACCTGTCAACGCGAACCTGCAGTCCTTGGTCACATTCGGAGGGGACGCGTTCAGACAATGAGCAAGGAAATGTTCAAACGGAGGATCCTGCTCATATTGGTAGTGAAGAGATTAATTGTATTATTCCTCCTCTTGCTGGTATTTATCTAGATGATGATATCCTTGATTTATTTCAGGAGGATACTGGCCTTCCGTGTGAGGAAGTCAGTGTTAGCACAGCGTCTAATCGGACCTTCACCAAGAAATCTAAGTTGGAATCCATTTGTGGCATAGCATTGGAAGAGGATGAGAGTAAACAGTACAACACTGGCATGTTTTCAGACAACACAAACCAAGAGAGTGATGGTTACAGCTCAGGGATAATTAAGGACATTTGGACTGCGATAGGAGATGGTGATTCTGTGATGTCACTGCAAGGAGCGGAAAAGCCAGCTGAGGGGCTCTTCTCAGATGAGTCGAGCAATTACCACTGTAGCTGTCTTGAGGTCCAGGCAGAAGGAGATCCAGTTCAGGTACCTCAGAAAAAGGCAGTGCAGAGGTCAGAGTATCACCTTTGGGAAGGCAAGAAAGAGGAGCAGGGTCTGGCCAAAAACAAGCTCTCAAAGACAGATGGTGCAGGGGACTATATGACTCCGTCCAAGCCCTGGGAAATAAACCCTGACAAGGACAATACATCATTTATCCTAGGAGGGGTATATGGAGAGCTGAAGACATCAAGTGGCGATAAGAGCTGGGCTGTTGTGCCGCCTCGTGAAACACGAGGAAACCTGTTGCAGTGTGCTGCTGCAGCCGCATCCGCCTCCAGCTCAGATATGGTTACTATCACTGGCACAGATGTGTTCATGAACACTGGTAGCTGCTTTGCCCCTGGGCATAGGCCCCTATGGAGGCCCCTTGTTTCCTTTGGGCAGAGCGACCAGGCAATTAGAGGAGGGGGAGACAGACTGAATAAGGGATTTTCTTTCATCTTCCATGAAGATTTACTTGGATCCTACGGAAGCTTTCCCAGTGAGGAGCAAGCCTTAGGATACCCGTTCACGTCCTTCAACCTAAACAATCCCTTCTCCCAAGTCCTTCATGTTGAGTGTTCTTTTGAGCCTGAAGACATTGCTTCATTCAGCCCAGGGTTCAAGCCTAAATCTATATTGTGCTCGGACTCTGAGAATGAAGCCCTTCATCCGCGAATATATGGCATCAACAGGACGCAGTACAGGGCCATCCGCATCTCCCCCAGGACTCATTTCCGACCGATATCAGCCTCAGAGCTCTCTCCTTGTGGGGGGAGTGATTCAGAGGTTGAGTCTGACAAAGACGACATGAGTTTTCCCGTCCTGGCTCCACTAGATGTCTTTGATGATCCTCAGGCAGACCTCAAACCtttggaggaagatgcagagtgtGAGGGCCCTTATTACGGGAAGTCAGAACTGGAATCTGGTAAATTCTTACCCAGATTAAAGAAGTCTGGCATGGAGAAGAGTGCCCAGACCTCTCTGGATTCACAGGAGGGTTCTAGTGCCCTCATGCCAATTGCTGAGCAAGAGGTTTGCTTGGACTGCAAAAAAGAGGGAGCCACATTGGCTGCAAGAGGGCAGATGGACATCCCAGTTGGCAAGATTCAGAAGGACGATTTTCCAGGTGAAAAGGAGACCTGCTTATGTGTACCAACGGGTCAGATGCCCAAGTATGGGGTTGCCTGTGACTTTGGAGATGTTCCGGAG GGAGCAGCAACATTTGAACGCTCCACTTTTAAAGAGGACACCCGTCGTTGA